In the genome of Nocardioides sp. NBC_00368, the window GGGCAAAAGTTTCGACCGAAACTCGTACGTTTGCCGTCGCTCACATCACGGAGCGGGCCAGATCACCTGGTCGGTGTCATCGACCACGGCCTCGGCGAAGGAGGTGTCGAACCAGGAGGCGGCCTGCTCGGGCGTGACCTTCTGCCCTGCGTACGTCGTCACGACCTCGGCCAGGGCGGCGACGTTGGCGGGGTCGACCGAGCCGAACTTGCCAGGGAGCGGGTTGTCGGCAGCGACCTCGACCTCGGTGCGCCAGATGGCCGTCTCGTGCTTCTCGTCGGACTCGGCGCCGGCCAGGTCGTGCTGGTAACCGATGCACTCCTCGACGTGCTCGTCGGCGGCGCAGTAGGTGTAGGCCTTGAAGACGGCGCGCAGGACGTCCTCGACCGCGGTGGGGTGCTTCTCCGCCCACGCGGGGTTGACGGAGTAGGCACCGAGGGAGCCCGGCACGTCGAAGTCGGTCGGCTCCCAGACCGTGACCTTCTCGCCGGCCTCCTTCAGCTGGTTGGGCTCGTTGGAGACGAAGCCGACCAGCGCGTCGACCTGGCCACGGGGCAGCACGCCGGGGTCGTAGCCGACCTTGACCTGCTTCACCTTGGACATGTCGACGCCCGCCTCGGCGAGCATCGCCTGCACCCCGACCGGCACCCAGCCCTTGTGGCCGAGGGTCTTGCCCTCGAGCTGCTTGAGATCCGTGATCGAGGTGCCGGTCATCAGCACGTCGAGGCCGGCGTTGGAGTAGGAGGAGACGCCGAGCACCTTCAGGCCGCTCGCGTTGGAGGTCATGATGTCCTGCTCGGAGAGCGGGCCGACCTGCACCTTCCCGGCGGCGATCAGCTTGGCGTTCTGGGAGACGTCGCCCGAGCCCGGCTGGAGCTCGACGTCGAGGCAGAGATCGTCGAAGTAGCCCAGCTGATCTGCGGCGATGGCCTCCATGATCGAGGCCGACGCCTGCCAGTAGTAGCCCGACATGTAGGTGATCGTCCCGGCCTCCCGGTTCTGCTCGCAGCGCTCGGCCGAGACCGCGCTCCCCTGCTCGCCGGCGGAGCTCTGCGCGGAGCCGCAGGCGGTGAGCGCACCCAGCAGGACGACCGCCGACGTGAGGGCAGCGGCGATCGGACGTACGCGAGACATGAAGGGCTCCTTCAACGCAAGAATCAGGACTGGTGCCAGTGGAGCACTCGCCGCTCGGCGAGCGTCACGAGCCAGAACAGCAGCGAGCCGAGCGCCGCGAGGACGAAGATCGCTGCCCACACCGTAGCCAGTCTGTTCTGCGAGCTGGCCACCTGTATCACGCTGCCGAGCCCGTCGGCCGAGCCCGCGGCGGAGAGCTCCGCCACGACGGCACCGATCATCGACAGCGGGAAGACGATCCGCAGCGACGCGAAGACGTAGGGCAGCGAGGCCGGCACCCGCAGGTGCCGCAGCACCTCCAGCCGGCTCGCGGCCACGGTGCGGTAGACCTGCAGCACGGGACCAGGCACCGCACGCAGGCCGGTCGCCACGTTGATCAGGATCGGGAAGAAGCAGACCAGCGCGGTCAGGACGACCTTCGGCCCCATCCCGAAGCCGAGCGCCACCACGAGCAACGGCGCGATCGCCACCAGCGGCGTCACCGAGAGCACCACGGCCAGCGGCATCACCGCGCGCCGCACCACGCCGATCTCGCTCACCACCACGGCGAGCGCGAAGGCGGCCACGAACCCGATCCCGAGCCCCACCAGCGCCTCGCCGAGCGTGACCAGCGTGTTGGACAGGAAGTAGCCCGGGTCGCCGGTCAGCACGCTCGCGATGTCGCCCAGCGGCGCGAACAGGTAGGGCATCCGTCGCGCCCCCACCTCCCAGCCGAACCCGAGCACCACGAGGAGGAGGACGAACGGAAGCCAGTACGCCGGCCGGAGCATCCTGGCGCGCTGACGGAGCCGTCGCGTGGCGGCTGTCCCGGTGACCGTATCGGTGGCCGGAGCGACCACCTCGTCCATCGCCCGACTCACCGGGTGACCCCGCTGTGGCTGAACGCGTCCCGCAGGCTCTCCCGAAGCGCGAGCTCGTAGGCGTGGAACTCCGGCGAGGTGATGATCTCCTGGTGGCGCGGGCGGGGCAGTTCGATGTCGATGACGTCGGTGATCCGGCCCGGGCGTGGGGCCATCACCACGACCTTGTCCGAGAGCCTGACCGCCTCGGAGATCGAGTGGGTGACGAAGACGACCGTCGCGCGGGTCTGCTCCCACAGCTCCAGCAGCTGCTCCTGCAGCGCCTCCCGGGTGAACTCGTCGAGCGCACCGAACGGCTCGTCGAGCAGGAGTACGTCGGGGCGCAGCCCGAAGGCGCGTACGATCGCGGTCCTCTGCTTCATGCCCCCGGAGAGCTCGGCGGGGAGCTTGTGGAGCGACTCCCCCAGGCCGACCTCGCGCAGCATCGCCTCCAGGTCGGGGCGGACGCGGTCGCTACGTCGCTTGACCCCGCGCCGATTGACCTTGTGAGGCAGTGTCACGTTGCCGAGCACGCTCAGCCAGGGCAGCAGCGCGGGTGACTGCGGCACGAACCCGAAGGCCTTCGCCTCGGCGGCCTCCTTCGGGGTGAGGCCGCACACGGTGATCCTGCCCGCGTCCGGCTTCTCCTGCCCGCTGATCAGCCGCAACAGGGTCGACTTGCCGCATCCCGAGGGCCCGATGATGCTCACGAACGTGCCGGGCTCGATGGTCAGCTCGATGTCGTCGAGGGCGACCAGCTCGGAGAGGTCGGCCTGCTCATAGAGACGACGGACCCCGTGCATCTCGATCGTCGCTCTGCCCACGCCTCAAACGGTAGTCCACGACGCCTTCTGGATAGTCTGACAGGCGTGCGTATCGCCACCTGGAACATCAACTCCATCCGCTCCCGCATCGACCGCGTCGAGGCTTTCGTCGAACGACACTCGATCGACGTGCTGGCGCTGCAGGAGACCAAGGCCAAGCCCGACCAGATCCCGACGATGGGCCTGGAGGCCCGCGGCTACGAGGTCGCCTCGGTGGGCTACGACCAGTGGAACGGCGTCGCGCTGATCTCTCGCGTCGGGCTGTCCGACATCCAGATCGGGTTCGAGGGGATGCCGTCGTTCAAGGACGTCGCGGAGGCGCGGGCGCTCACCGCGACCTGCGGCGGCATACGCGTCACCTCGGTCTACGTCCCCAACGGCCGCAAGCCCGACGACCCGCACTACGCCTACAAGCTGGAGTGGCTCGCCGCCCTGCAGAAGGCCGCGACCGCCTGGCACGACGGCCCCTCGGCCATGGTCGGCGACTGGAACGTCTGCCCCTTCGACGAGGACTGCTTCGACCCCAAGCAGTTCGTCGGCAAGACCCACCTCACCCCCGCCGAGCGCGACGCCTTCTTCGCCATCGAGAAGGACTTCAAGGACGTCGTGCGCCCCTTCGTGCCCGGCCCGGAGGCCTACACCTACTTCGACTACTACCGGCAGCGCTTCGAGCGCAACCGCGGCCTGCGCATCGACTTCGTCCTCGGCTCGCCGTCGTTCGCGTCGCGCGTCACCGGCGCCTTCGTGGACCTCGACGAGCGCAATCCCGCCATCGGCACCGGATCCCCCTCCGACCACGCTCCGGTGATCGTCGACCTCGCCGGCTGAGACGTGATCCCGCGCCGTAGGATCGGTCTCAATCGGGGTCTCCAATCGCAAGAGACTCGAGCGGACAACGCAGCCTCGACGTACGCCGCGTACCGTTACGTTCAGACCCCGAAGCGCATCGGTCACAGGTGACCAGCACGTGCCTCATCCGCCGTGCAGACTTTCGCGCTGTCCCCGAGGGCACAGAGGGTCAGTCCGAGTGGGTAGCGAAACGACTCGGTCTTCCCATCGGTCTCGGACTCGACCTCCAGGTACGGCGTGTACGCCGACCGACCATTCGGTAGGTAGAGCTCGACAAGCAACTGCGGCCCGGCGCCCTCCTCGTCACACCCGCTCGCCACGTCATGTTCGACCTCGATGCCGAGTTCCTCGAAAGACCGTCTGGTGCCACCGATATCCGTCTCGTCCAGCACCGTGAACTCGCGGACTGCAACACCCGAGTCCGGCGCAGCCTCGACCGAGGTCACGGTCCCCTCATCTCCGCCCTCGACGCAGAGGCCGGTGATGTTCATCGAGTTGATCTCGCCCGGAGCGACATTCTCGACCTTGAAGCCCGCAGAGAAGTCCACCCCGCCTTTCGCGACGACTTGTCCCGATTCTATGGACGGGCCTATCCCGCACGCCCCCAAGATCGTCGTCAAGAACAAGGCTCCAGCAAAGGCAGGGGCGGGCTTCATTCACGCAACCTTCGCGACAACACGAGCCGATTGCTCCCGCCCGCCAGACCTGTTGCTCCAGCACAGTTTTGCTCCACCGGTGAAGTCCCAGTGGAGGCTGGTATCGGTGTTGTAGCCCGACTGTGCGGAAACGTTAATCTGAGCCAGATCGACCCCAGAACCGTATGTCGTGTTCCGGCCTCTGTTCTTGGTGTATGTGTAACCAGCGTCGTGGCGTCTGCACGCCGAATAGTTCAGGCGCGAGACAAGCACGTAACCCGAGACGAGTTCCTGAATGCTGTGCGGACGCCAGCGGACACCGTGGCTAGCGCCGCAAGTGTTCGTGTAGTAGCGGTACTTGACTCTGTTGTAATAGCGCCGCGCAGTGGCGATCCCACCTTGGGACGCGCTCGAACTGGTCGTCTTCGTCGTCGAGCCGCTGCCCTTCCAGCCGTTTCCGAAGCTCACCGCGACCCCGAGTGAATGCGATGTGCCGCTGCCTTGGGTGACCTTGGCCTTGGCGTTGGTGACACCCTGGGCGATGGCGAAGGATTCCTTTCGCTGCGACTGATACTTGTTTGTTGCAATCGCATAGCACTCTTCCATCGGAGTGATCCCAGAGTCAGTGCCCCTCTCCTGAAGGATCGTGTCGATACGTCCCCGCTCCGTTAACGGCGTCGTGTCGAACCCGGGCGCATCAGCAGCGGACAGCGCCAGACCCTCCTCATCCGAGAGCAACTCCGGGTCCGTGGCCAGGTCATCGGCACTGACAGCAGAACTCTGGAAGGCACCGGTGCCCAAGTCGAAACCAAGGTCAACCGGACTGGCAGCATCCGTCGCCGAAGCGACCACCTCCGCCGATGTCCAACCCTCAGGGCGCACCAGTAGCGACAACGACCTCTCCGCCTCACGTTCCTTGTCCGCCACGATCACGTCCACATCGACCTGTCCCGTCTCTGAAACGAGTTCCTTCGGCAGTCTCTCCGGATCAAGTGTGACACTGAATGCGCCGCTGCTGTCGCTCTTGGAAGTTGCAACGACCTGGGTTTCGACCCGCTGATCGTCACCTAGAGATTCCAGGATCGTCTGGTTCGGCCACGCGATGACGACAATGTCAGCCCCGTCTACGGGCTCACTGTGGTTGTGTACCGTGCCGGTGAGGGCGACGTCGGCGAGCACCAGCGAGGACATGTCCGAGCGAGGCGCCGCAGCCGTCGCACTTGGGACTGTAGCTCCTGTGCCCGCGGTAGCCGTCACGGCCATCGCGACAATGAGTCGCCTGGCGTTGCCTCGCCATGTGCGAACTGACGGAGGGCGGGCCGACTCCCGCGGCCGTCCCCATCTGTTGAACCTCATACCCAACCGCCCCTTCATGCGTCTCGCGCGCGTCCGATTTCATCCCGGCTTTTCGCACTGTTCGGTAGGCCTCGCCGCACAGAACAGATTTAACCTAGGGACACGCTGTTCCGCGGTACACCGTTCGATCCAAACCGGAACGTTGCGCGGAACCGAGGACTCTCGGGCCGTTCCGGACTATCATCCGTACACGCCGGTATTCGGGCGATCTCGGAGGTCATCGTGCACATCGGCCATATCCAGGCATTACTCACGGCTGTCGAAGTCGGCTCGTACGTCCGCGCCGCTCCGCTCCTCTTCCTCTCGACCGGCAGCGCCGTGAGCAAGCAGGTCCGGAAACTGGAAGTAAACGTGGGTGTCGAGTTGGTGGCACGGAAGGATGGCCGAGTCCAACTGACCCAAGCGGGCGAAGAAGCTCTCCCCCACCTGATGTCTATTGCGGCTGGCATTCATGCGATCCAGGCGATTCGCACGCGGCGCACCGAATCGGTGACATCGAGCGTTCCGATTTGACCTGGTGAAACCCAACGACCTATCTGCCGCTCTATGCTCGAGCGCAACGAACTCGGCCCTCGACCCTCTCCGACCACGCCCCGGTGATCGTCGACCTCGCCGACTGAGGCTCGACTTACTTCGCGCGTTTCGGCGGCAGCGACTCGGCCGTGGCCACGCCGCGCGTGACCCAGTCGGCGAGCGCGTCGCCGCGCAGCAGGTCGGCGGCGACGTTGACGTAGCCGGACATCGTCCGGGCGCCCATGACCATCGGCTCGGCGCCGGCCTCGATCGCGGCCTCGTAGGCCGACTTGCCAGTGCGTACGAGCAGGTCGTCGGCGCCCACCGCGCACGCCATGTTTCCGTTCACCATGAACGCCAGCCCACCGAACATCTTCACCTCGGTGGCGTCGGCGGGCATCAGGTCGCGGACACGTTCAGCAAGCTCGGCGTTGTAGGCCATGTCCCCATGCAACCACGATCCGCCGCAAAACTGTCGGTGGTGCCTGCGAGGATCTGAGGTA includes:
- a CDS encoding LysR family transcriptional regulator, giving the protein MHIGHIQALLTAVEVGSYVRAAPLLFLSTGSAVSKQVRKLEVNVGVELVARKDGRVQLTQAGEEALPHLMSIAAGIHAIQAIRTRRTESVTSSVPI
- a CDS encoding ABC transporter ATP-binding protein, with amino-acid sequence MGRATIEMHGVRRLYEQADLSELVALDDIELTIEPGTFVSIIGPSGCGKSTLLRLISGQEKPDAGRITVCGLTPKEAAEAKAFGFVPQSPALLPWLSVLGNVTLPHKVNRRGVKRRSDRVRPDLEAMLREVGLGESLHKLPAELSGGMKQRTAIVRAFGLRPDVLLLDEPFGALDEFTREALQEQLLELWEQTRATVVFVTHSISEAVRLSDKVVVMAPRPGRITDVIDIELPRPRHQEIITSPEFHAYELALRESLRDAFSHSGVTR
- a CDS encoding exodeoxyribonuclease III is translated as MRIATWNINSIRSRIDRVEAFVERHSIDVLALQETKAKPDQIPTMGLEARGYEVASVGYDQWNGVALISRVGLSDIQIGFEGMPSFKDVAEARALTATCGGIRVTSVYVPNGRKPDDPHYAYKLEWLAALQKAATAWHDGPSAMVGDWNVCPFDEDCFDPKQFVGKTHLTPAERDAFFAIEKDFKDVVRPFVPGPEAYTYFDYYRQRFERNRGLRIDFVLGSPSFASRVTGAFVDLDERNPAIGTGSPSDHAPVIVDLAG
- a CDS encoding ABC transporter permease; amino-acid sequence: MDEVVAPATDTVTGTAATRRLRQRARMLRPAYWLPFVLLLVVLGFGWEVGARRMPYLFAPLGDIASVLTGDPGYFLSNTLVTLGEALVGLGIGFVAAFALAVVVSEIGVVRRAVMPLAVVLSVTPLVAIAPLLVVALGFGMGPKVVLTALVCFFPILINVATGLRAVPGPVLQVYRTVAASRLEVLRHLRVPASLPYVFASLRIVFPLSMIGAVVAELSAAGSADGLGSVIQVASSQNRLATVWAAIFVLAALGSLLFWLVTLAERRVLHWHQS
- a CDS encoding ABC transporter substrate-binding protein yields the protein MSRVRPIAAALTSAVVLLGALTACGSAQSSAGEQGSAVSAERCEQNREAGTITYMSGYYWQASASIMEAIAADQLGYFDDLCLDVELQPGSGDVSQNAKLIAAGKVQVGPLSEQDIMTSNASGLKVLGVSSYSNAGLDVLMTGTSITDLKQLEGKTLGHKGWVPVGVQAMLAEAGVDMSKVKQVKVGYDPGVLPRGQVDALVGFVSNEPNQLKEAGEKVTVWEPTDFDVPGSLGAYSVNPAWAEKHPTAVEDVLRAVFKAYTYCAADEHVEECIGYQHDLAGAESDEKHETAIWRTEVEVAADNPLPGKFGSVDPANVAALAEVVTTYAGQKVTPEQAASWFDTSFAEAVVDDTDQVIWPAP
- a CDS encoding TfoX/Sxy family protein, whose amino-acid sequence is MAYNAELAERVRDLMPADATEVKMFGGLAFMVNGNMACAVGADDLLVRTGKSAYEAAIEAGAEPMVMGARTMSGYVNVAADLLRGDALADWVTRGVATAESLPPKRAK